The window TGCAGAGAGGACAAGAGCCAGACTGGggaaagtatcagagaggtagccgtgttagtctggatctgtaaaagcagcaaagaatcctgtggcaccttatagactaacagacgttttggagcatgagctttcatgggtgaatacccatttcctcAGATGAATGTCCTCAGACGGGGAAAGAGATTAGGGCAAGGAGCCTGGGAAGAGTGAgactggaagggggagagagaaactgggaatttgggggtgggggcaagacTAGGCCTTGTTGTgcaaggagattgggactggcagctgtggggagagtgggagtgggaggcagTGAGGGAAAGTTGTGGGGACTGGAAACCAGTTGGGGGGAacactgagattggatgaggagctggggaagaggaggggactTGGAGtagctggacaaggagactgggactgggaaccATTGATGGGGTGGAGGCACAGGGGTAGGGAACAAAGAAGCAGAAGAAGGAAACTGGGATTGCCCTGGGCAATGAGACTGGGGTCAAGGAGTCAGGGGTGTGGGCAAACTGGCATTAGCATGGAGACTGGGACTGTGAGTTGGTAGGAGGTGGAGGACATTGAGATTCGGATACTGAGCCTGGACTGCAGTGTAACCAATTCagattttttggtgtgtgtgcgGGGGCGGATTCTGGTCCCTGCCCCATCACTGGCAAGGTCCCTGTTTCAGTCCCTGttcatctccacctccctaggaacCCTGGGTCTCCCTCAGCCAGAGACTTTCCCCACTCTTACCCACATGATCCTTGAGCCAGTGCTACCAGGAGTCAAGTTCTTGGAGaactcccctgagctctgctgtACAAGAACAGACTATGTACCAGGTCTTAACACCACTTGGCCCAGCCAAACTGGTCTAGGCAGAGGGGCAATTGGGCCAAGTTTGAGTGGCACTGTGACCTCATGCATCAGATCACAATGCCCCTCACTGATATTTGGATCAGCTGCCCCCTCCATATGTAGAGAGAGGCGGCTGGgtcaaatttcagtggcattacgATCACACAGCTAGAGTGACACTCCAGACTTCTCTggcagtagctgtactggctagTAAGGGACCTCTGCATAAAAGTGGTAGGGCCAacaactcccttcccccagctcagcAACCCACAGAACTTTGAGCAAGTACAAAAATGTGGGGCGAGGGGGTTTGACCCCACCTCTGTCTAATTGGCACTATTGCCAGAGGGAGAAACTAGGACAAGGTGAgcaaggagattgggactgggatgagaagcctgaagAGTAGAGACTGGGACAGCGTAGGCAAGGAGAATGGGAATGGACCAAGGAGccagaggtggagaagaggcaggaatgccagaatgaaggttgtctgtgcaaccttaatttggccctctTGTGCATACACATTATGATCCAGTCTTTCATTGCATGTtcacatattatttttttttcccacagaacctctgcctcattcagtgcacagcatggcgacccggaactataaaggccagccctcagagctcagtaggtCCCCAGCCACCAGAGAGAGCAGGCGTTCCTAggggagctcgagactgggagGCTCCTGCAGCCCAAGGCAGCTGGCCGGAGCTACCCCACgcctgctacccagaggagctgccagagctaccccgcgcccgctacccggaggagttgccaGACCTGCCAACCAGCCCCAGCCGCGGCGaacccatgctcctggaccccgcAGAGGCCGACATCAGGACCCAGGTAAGGCctgagggggagtacggaagtaGCCTGGGGCAGTTGAcgccagtctggctgcagcattaccggagcctatgtcagtgcgctgtggccaggatccccactgactaagcagcgGACCGTCAgtcgctgctagggccccgggctgggacgcagtggagtgggagggcctgcgtcccccctgccaccccattcctgagtggcagactccccctctccctggcctgaggaggccaatgCCTGTTCCTGTTGTTCAGCCCTTCCTAAGGGCCTGAGCACTCCTGACTCAGTGGTTGCTGCCCCGCCGTGACCTAGGGCTGGGGCTCATAACTGTTATTACGGCTCAACCCTCCCCGAGGGCCTGAGCCTCCTGACCCAGTGAGTGTTGCCCCACCGGAGCCGGGGCCAGACGTAACCACCGTGCAGCCGACTACCGTAAGGGCTACCGAGGGAGAGCACGGCCGGACTGTTTCCTCGGACCCATCGGTGTGTAGTGAGCtagcgtggctcccctcctcgcTGGAGAGGGTCAAGCCCCGGTGAACTCGTATACATACCCCCACAACACCTTGGGCTACACACTGAACAACAaggcaaaaacaaaatattgaacggGTGTTCATCAAGTGATCACTGTCCATTCTGTGCAGGGGCCCTGTGGAAAActtagtatgtgatcatataattctGTTCCCAAACGCCTACCAACCTCCCCTTTCCCCagccaaaaaaccaaaccaaacacaccagaaaatatcattaaaaataaaaacaagccaTTCCCCCAGCAGAGTTTTGATCCCAGAAGCACCAGAGAATGTATGAAGTCAGTGAAGGGTTTTGCTACTcctattgattttacatggaaggtgctcagcCACTGCAGTGATGGGGTCAGTATAAAACTCTGATAGACAaaataaagactgtatcataatgcatatgcacaaggtaAGCATATATGCAAAGTAAGGTTGCACAAGCAATGCACATCTAGTATTTCTTTACGTGTGAGTGGTTAACTTTGaacataatgttcttttaacatagtttttgtctGTAATTTATAGTGAGTGTTTCCAGGAccagcgctagtgtttttagcgccctaggcgcatggccatttcgccgccccgcgcgctggtcccccggctccacagtccttcctgcggacggtcggctgctcccgcggctccggtggagctgctgcagtcgtgcctgcaggaggtccaccgcaACCGCGTGAGCAGccaaccctccgcaggcaccactgctgcagctccaccggagccgcctgccgcccactccggcaaaatgccgccccctaataatgctggcgccctaagcgattgcctaagccgcctaaatgcaagcaccggccctgcctgcgggagatccatcAGAGCCGCAGGAGCAACGGActgtccgcaggaatgcctgcagcagctctactggagccgcaggaccaggggaccctccgcaggcacgactgcggcaggtccaccggagccgcctgccgccccccaataatcctggcaccctaggcaattgcctaggccacctaaatggaagtgccggccctgagtTTCTAAAAAATGCTCTTTAACTGACTACCCCTTTATTGCCACCTAGTGACCAGAGCAAGTAATTCCAGTTTCCTTTTATTACTGGGTTAACTATGGCCTTTATTTGTGCTGGAGTTTTTAATTTGAAACTAAAGAGCCTGCTTGTGCAAATCACATTTTGCACTGGGGCAGTGCATTTGCACTAGGGGCTTGTAATACCAAAAACTCAGTACAGGCCTACCTCTAgcttatttctccttcactgattTGAAATGGATAAATTGTAGGATCAGCCTTATCCTTATTCTTGGGAGTCTGGCTGGGAACACTGATGGCCCAAAACCATGTTCTGATTGGCTAGCTGAACCTTTATAGTGATGACATGGCTGTGCACTAACCCACAATAGCGCATAATAAAACCTCCTGAATAAAAGAAACAGAAATCTCTACACTCACAATGGGGTTGACAGCCAGGAAATTAACAAGGGGAGAGGGGTTCTAGAATAATTATCTTGCCTCCTATTTTTAAATAGAATATTAGACATTAAGTGCAAAGGCAGCTTAAACCTATTTTTATGCCTCTTTGCTACCTTCTTCCTCTTCCAGGCCTAaggtgaccggacagcaaatgtgaaaaatctggacagggggtgggggtaatagagcctatataagagacctcaaaattgggactgtccctgtaaaatcgggacatctggacaCCCTATCCAGGCCCCCCCTTACTTTTCATCCCTACTAAGCCCCTTCTGGGGTGCATTTAAACTTGCGTTCTGTTTCAGCATTGAAGTAGCTCCTAACTTGGCGCTCTGCTGTTGAAGGGCCTTTCCAGCCAGCCCACTCACTGCTGTCCAGAGCCGCTCAGCTCCCTGGCTATGATGGAAGGGGAAACAGATTCTCTTTCACGTGCCGCTGCCCAGCCTTAGAGCAGGGCCCTGCCGCCGGGCTGCTCTGAAATCGACTTGGGCTGGACAATGCTGAGGCGAGGTAGCTTAAAGATGAACTGCAAAGGGAAAAATGGGTCTGTgcctttcttcttcctctttaCGGGGGGCGGGCGGAAGAAAGCCTGAAAGGCGAGTTTCTTCCCTCTCCATGATGATTTAATCGGAGAAATGGGCAGGGCTGTCCAGTGTGGGCCCCCTGGTCTCGGGGGCCTTCCCTGTGCAGGGGGAGCCGCTCAGCTCTCAAGCGGCAAAGGGAGGCGGGGTGACACCTTTTCTCCGGCGTTTACCAGGCGCTTGAGTTAAACAGGGAGCGACCCCGTTTCAAACAGGCTGAATAAACTCCCCGACCCTCTCCAGTGACCTGCTTCAGCAGCCCGGGACGGGGCTTTTCCAGGGGCAGGGGGGCGGCGAGGCCGGGGCTGGGACGCAGAGTGGGGGGCGGGTGCAAAGCCGGCCCGAGGGGAGCCCCCACGGCGCACAGCGCcccgcggggggaggggagcaggcagcTCCGGAGAGGCCGGGCCTGGCCGCTGCGTCCCGCCCCTGCCCGGAAGTGAGCGCCCGGCCGGGGTTAAGGGCCGCGGAGAGGGCTGGCCGCCGCCGCCAGGGAGCGCGGGAGTCCcgggcagcccctccccctgcgtgtCCCTCCCCGCTGCCATCGCATCCGCCGCCGGCCCCGGTGCTCTGGGATCCTTCCCGCCGCCCCCGGCCCGGCCGCAGGGCCTGGCCCCTGACTGAGTGTCCGCGCAGGACCCTCGCATCCTCCCCAGGCCCCCTGCATTTCCAGTGCTTCCGGCTTAGCTCCGCTGGGTGCCCTGTCTGACACCCGGGTGCTGAGCGCGTCGGGGGCACTGCTGGGCGGTGAGCGGGGTGTTACTGCAGTGCCCATATAGTAACCCTTGAAAGGGCCCTCCACTGAGGGCTTTGGGCCTGAGACACTCGGCTCTGCAGTGTGAAGCCACCTTTGGTTCAGCTGTTGGTCCAGCTCTTTAAGGACTCTGTGCACCATTGCAGGCTGGGAGACTGGGCAGAGATGCTCCAGCTACAGAGGCTGAGGCGGCTTGCGGGGGCAAACTGCCTGCTCCGGAGACACAGCGCTACGTGGAGGAGCTCTCCCAAAAATGCATCCTTTGCAGAAGTGCTGCAGCTGGAGGATAAAAAGCTCACTGGTGTAGTTTTCCCTCTCCAGGGTCTAGAGAGGTATCTAGCCCCAGGAGTGAACACTGCAAGCTTCCGGACTTTCAGCCCCGGCCTGGATGACATTCACAGGGCAGAGGCGCTTTTCAAACCCTCGGGCAGACACGTGATTGATTATTTCAGTTCTGCTGTCCGCATGGACCATGCACCACAGCTGTCGCAGCCTGAGGTGAGGCCATTTCCAAGGATGGAGagggaggtggtatccttgctcCTGTGGTCAGAACACATGTTgagtggggggagcagggagtcCATCCTATACAGCGTTgtccctgtctcccctcccctgaaTTCATGCATTTGGGTGCTGTAGTTTTAGCAGTTCATCTGACCACTTGGAGCCGAAAGAGAGCGTCTCTGTGCAGTCAGCCCTCTGAACGATGGGgacttgtgcaggaggtcagactagatgatcagattggtcccttctgacctatgagtctatgagtctatgaactgaTGGAAGCACAGCTTCTGAAGGGCCTGGGCTTTCTGCAGATGTCCCAAGATTTTACAGATCCTGGGACTTCTACAGAGTTGAAGGACTAAGTCCCTTACGAAGGGAACAAAATATTTATCCCTACAGATAGGACAATTAAATGGAAATTTCATGTTGTCTGGGCTACTAAGTTTTCAATCTAACTTGGCCCTTCCAGCGACTTTTAACATAGGAGGGTATCAACTAGCACAAAGACATTCCCTGAAAGCGAGTCTGTCTTAGTTACCAGcaacatggtatctgagcacctcataatccATAATgacacccctgtgagatagggaagtgctattatccccattttacagatggggaactgagaggcTACATGACTTGCTCAGGTTTACAGGGGAAGTCTATGGCATGGTCTAGAACTCAGCTCCCAAGACTTACGTGAGTGCCGCagtcactggaccatccttcctcgtCTAAGGTGGTAAGGGCATGAGAACTAATTGAGGCTTTGCAGGAGTGACCCACTCATGTTGCACAAGTGGGGTTGGATGAAGGAGAGAAAACTAACAATGGTATCTCCTGTTTTTCTCCAGGTGTGCTTTGTGGGCAGAAGCAATGTTGGGAAATCCTCCTTAATAAAGGCCTTGTTTTCATTGGCTCCCGATGTTGAAGTCAGAGTGTCGAAAACTCCAGTAAGTGTGGTTACGGGATTCCCTCTGTCTCAACAGGAAGCTCCTGCCAGTCAGGGGAGATGAGAGAAAGGGCTAACCTTAGCTCTGGGGTAACACAAAGCTCTGAGAGCATAAGATGGATTCTGTTCTGGCTTGTGCATCTTCAACAGGAATTTTAAGGTTTATTTGCAAAAGTCCTATTACTGGAAATATGAGGtgaaaagaacccagcttgactctcagagcccagggtgAGTTTTCAGGGCTAGCAGTTGTGGAGGGGGGAATTAATCTTTTTACTCATAAGCTGAGCACACTTGATGTGCAGCCGCTgagacaaaacaaacacacagccCTACCAAGCTAATTTGTAGTCTCTTTTTTTGAGAATAGTTTGAGACTCAGAGCTAAATCCTCCTCCTCAGGTAATGACTGTGGAAGGTCATTGAAGCAGTGGAACTGTCGCAGTCTGCTCCACACAGAGAGGAGCAGGCCAcagggaggctgtgcaggcagTCACCACACCCTGTGGACCCACAGAGGGAAGGCTTGGGGGTATGGCCAGTGATGCCATGATCTGTAGATCTGTTGACTTAAACACTCACAACACAGGCATTTTTAGTGTGTTACTGATATTACTTCAGCACAGAGGCTCAGTGGtggctctggaacagctccccaggTATCCTGTGTCCTGCTTTCAGCATGTGAGGAGAggattccacccccacccccaattcccaTCCATGATGCCCAAACTGAGAACCTCCCGTAGGCAGAGACTAGGTTCTCTGGCTATGTGTGAAGACCAGGAtctgtaaagcagtggttcctcacctttccagactactgcacccctttcaggagtctgatttgtcttgtgtacctgcaagtttcacctcacttaaactgtttccttacaaaatcagacataatgtGCTataacacttttttgtatttttattactgaacAATTTGCTTTCTTTCTCACTTTTACCATGTATTTATAAAAGAAATCAactggaatgtaaatattgtacttacatttcagtgtatactaTAGAGAGCagtgttggtcttgctttgagcaggggattggattagatgacctcctgaggtcccttccaaccctgatattctatgataaacaagtcattgtgtgaaattttagtttgtactgactttgctagagcTTTTTtagttgtaaaactaggcaaatatgtaGAAGAGTTGATgtgcccctggaagacctctacgtacccccaggggtatgcatATCCCGCGctgagaaacactgctgtagaGTGTTTCCTAAAATCCTTTCTGATACCATGGCTAAATAGTATTGTAAGTACTAGTGTTCTCCTCTAGGGttccgatggcaccttaaagactaacagatttatttggg of the Gopherus flavomarginatus isolate rGopFla2 chromosome 1, rGopFla2.mat.asm, whole genome shotgun sequence genome contains:
- the GTPBP8 gene encoding GTP-binding protein 8 gives rise to the protein MGLCLSSSSLRGAGGRKPERLGDWAEMLQLQRLRRLAGANCLLRRHSATWRSSPKNASFAEVLQLEDKKLTGVVFPLQGLERYLAPGVNTASFRTFSPGLDDIHRAEALFKPSGRHVIDYFSSAVRMDHAPQLSQPEVCFVGRSNVGKSSLIKALFSLAPDVEVRVSKTPGHTKKMNFFKVGKYFTLVDMPGYGYRAPQDFADMVEAYLQERQNLKRTFLLVDSVVGFQKADHTAIEMLEEFGIPYVFVLTKIDKASKGLLVKNVLEIQDFAEKHTQGCFPQLFPVSSIEYSGIHLLRCFIAHVTGNLPMMNS